The following coding sequences are from one Granulicella sp. L56 window:
- a CDS encoding oxidative damage protection protein, which translates to MAHMVFCTKYKAEMEGLDEPPFDSDFGQKIYKNVSKKAWGEWVERQKMLLNEYRLQPWTREAQEFLVEQMNEFFFGEGGSLPKEYVAPTK; encoded by the coding sequence ATGGCGCACATGGTTTTCTGCACCAAATACAAGGCTGAAATGGAAGGCCTCGACGAACCACCCTTCGATTCGGACTTCGGCCAGAAGATCTACAAAAACGTCTCCAAAAAGGCCTGGGGCGAGTGGGTAGAGCGTCAGAAGATGCTGTTGAATGAGTATCGTTTGCAGCCCTGGACGCGTGAGGCGCAGGAGTTCCTGGTGGAGCAGATGAACGAATTCTTCTTCGGCGAAGGCGGCTCTTTGCCCAAGGAATACGTCGCTCCCACGAAGTAG